One stretch of Acidicapsa acidisoli DNA includes these proteins:
- a CDS encoding efflux transporter outer membrane subunit, whose product MSNVQRVTKVHCLLATACISMLAGCTVGPNYHKPAVATAPAFEEPHVEASAQAQSDIAWSNWWTVFSDPVLNNLEDQAADANRDIKIAVAQVDESGAMARVAHSYQLPTIGADPSISRTREAQYRPNNGNTYGLASTYNDLLLPLTLSYEIDAWGKIRRMVQSANAMKQASDADLRFVQLSVSASVAVDYYSLRQTDAQLAIFDETVNALQQGYQIVDNQFQHGLVSELDVKQAETLLNQVRSQRDALHIQRDQLEHAIAELLGRTPEGFHIAVDTRLQAPPTIPAGVPSQLLERRPDIVASERSMASASAQIGVAKAAYFPQLSLTGFAGYESANPGAILDWQNTIASLGAGVVAPIFTGGRIRAKVDNARAAYQVSVSQYEKTVLTAYQQVEDQLAALRFLANQEHDSASAVASARDQQRISLNRYNAGLVSYLNVIYAEQTLLDNEQLEAQVSGQRLIATVVLVKALGGGWEGRPSGQVSSHLDATQTTPAISDAKAR is encoded by the coding sequence ATGTCGAATGTGCAACGCGTAACCAAAGTTCACTGTCTTCTCGCAACCGCCTGCATTAGCATGCTGGCCGGCTGCACCGTGGGACCAAACTACCATAAGCCTGCTGTCGCAACTGCCCCGGCGTTTGAAGAGCCGCATGTCGAGGCCTCTGCGCAGGCCCAATCAGACATCGCGTGGTCGAACTGGTGGACCGTCTTCAGCGATCCGGTTCTCAACAACCTGGAAGATCAGGCCGCCGACGCGAACCGCGACATCAAGATCGCGGTCGCGCAGGTTGACGAGTCAGGCGCGATGGCGCGTGTGGCGCACTCCTATCAACTTCCAACCATCGGCGCAGATCCATCGATCTCACGCACACGAGAGGCGCAGTATCGCCCCAACAACGGCAATACATACGGCTTGGCCTCCACGTACAACGACCTTTTATTGCCCCTCACACTGAGTTACGAAATCGATGCGTGGGGTAAGATCCGGCGCATGGTTCAATCCGCAAATGCCATGAAGCAAGCCTCGGATGCAGACTTGCGATTTGTCCAGCTTTCGGTGAGTGCCTCCGTGGCCGTCGATTACTACAGCCTGCGCCAGACGGATGCACAGTTGGCGATCTTCGATGAGACAGTGAATGCGCTGCAGCAGGGCTACCAGATCGTCGACAACCAGTTTCAGCACGGACTCGTGAGTGAACTCGACGTGAAACAGGCGGAGACACTGCTCAATCAGGTGCGCAGCCAGAGAGATGCGCTGCACATCCAACGAGATCAACTCGAACACGCAATCGCTGAACTGCTGGGCCGCACGCCGGAAGGGTTCCACATTGCCGTCGACACAAGACTGCAGGCTCCCCCCACCATTCCCGCTGGAGTTCCTTCGCAGTTACTCGAACGCCGTCCGGATATCGTCGCGTCCGAGCGATCCATGGCCTCCGCCAGCGCACAGATCGGAGTGGCGAAAGCAGCCTATTTCCCGCAACTATCGCTCACCGGTTTCGCAGGATATGAAAGCGCCAATCCCGGCGCAATCCTGGATTGGCAGAACACCATCGCCTCCCTCGGAGCCGGCGTGGTCGCACCTATCTTTACAGGAGGCCGCATTCGCGCCAAGGTGGACAATGCGCGCGCCGCTTATCAGGTCTCGGTTTCGCAATATGAAAAGACGGTGCTGACTGCATATCAGCAGGTCGAAGATCAACTCGCGGCCCTCCGTTTTCTCGCCAATCAGGAGCATGACTCTGCAAGCGCTGTGGCCAGCGCCCGCGACCAGCAAAGGATCTCATTGAACCGCTACAATGCCGGGCTCGTGAGCTACTTGAATGTCATCTATGCGGAACAAACGTTACTCGACAACGAGCAGTTGGAAGCCCAGGTCAGCGGACAGAGACTTATTGCCACCGTCGTACTTGTCAAGGCGCTTGGCGGAGGCTGGGAGGGGAGGCCATCAGGGCAGGTTAGTTCCCATCTTGATGCCACCCAGACGACTCCAGCCATCAGCGATGCAAAAGCCCGCTAG
- a CDS encoding efflux RND transporter periplasmic adaptor subunit — MNQRSNQPTKRVQASGRRKLLWFLVLPAVLCVGGLVTVAARMQTEKVLATQTQASAAEPVAVFHAAPGDASQDLVLPAMLQAFDESPVYARVNGYVAKWYTDIGQHVQAGQVLATIDAPQVDQQLVQARETLNQARATLSLADTTTKRYQDLIVSNSVSQQELDQNLQNQAVQRASVQSATAQVAWLEQEQRYEKIIAPFDGVITERRTDIGDLVNAGNGGLGTELFRVSRIGMMRIFVSVPEAYSEQIQNGMKVNVGLTALPGQMFAGSVTRSDHAINLQSRTLLVEVDVPNPTGKLMPGAYAEVHFALHSPVRPLVVPSGSILFQSAGPQVAVVNSKQQIELHKVVLGKDLGGTMEITSGITQQDQLVANPPDFLVDGMHASIQHSDNAQAK; from the coding sequence ATGAACCAGCGATCGAATCAACCAACAAAGAGAGTCCAGGCTTCCGGCCGTAGGAAACTGCTTTGGTTTCTCGTTCTTCCAGCGGTGCTCTGCGTAGGCGGACTGGTGACTGTAGCGGCCCGCATGCAAACCGAAAAGGTTCTCGCAACGCAAACACAGGCTTCCGCTGCAGAGCCGGTTGCCGTTTTCCATGCCGCGCCCGGTGACGCGAGCCAAGACCTTGTCCTGCCGGCCATGCTTCAGGCCTTCGATGAATCACCGGTCTACGCTCGCGTCAACGGATACGTAGCGAAGTGGTACACGGACATCGGCCAGCATGTGCAAGCAGGTCAGGTTCTTGCCACCATCGATGCACCACAGGTCGACCAGCAGTTGGTGCAGGCCCGCGAAACGCTCAACCAGGCGCGAGCCACTCTTTCACTGGCAGACACCACCACAAAGCGCTACCAGGATCTGATCGTAAGCAACTCCGTCTCGCAGCAGGAACTCGATCAGAACCTGCAAAACCAGGCGGTGCAGCGAGCCAGCGTACAGTCCGCGACCGCGCAGGTTGCGTGGCTCGAGCAGGAGCAGCGCTACGAGAAGATCATTGCTCCGTTTGACGGCGTGATCACCGAGCGGCGCACGGACATCGGCGATCTCGTAAACGCCGGCAACGGCGGCCTGGGCACTGAGCTCTTTCGGGTTTCGAGAATCGGCATGATGCGTATCTTCGTGTCCGTGCCCGAGGCGTACAGTGAACAGATTCAAAATGGTATGAAGGTGAATGTCGGGCTCACGGCTCTTCCCGGTCAGATGTTTGCAGGAAGCGTCACTCGCAGCGATCACGCCATCAATCTCCAGTCGCGAACGTTGTTGGTCGAAGTCGACGTGCCCAACCCAACGGGCAAGCTGATGCCCGGTGCGTATGCGGAAGTACATTTCGCGCTGCATTCCCCGGTCCGTCCACTCGTCGTACCTTCAGGCTCGATTCTCTTCCAGTCAGCCGGTCCGCAGGTAGCCGTTGTCAACAGCAAACAACAGATCGAACTGCACAAGGTGGTGCTGGGTAAGGATCTTGGCGGAACGATGGAGATCACCAGCGGAATTACGCAGCAGGACCAGCTCGTCGCCAATCCGCCTGACTTTCTTGTCGATGGCATGCATGCATCGATACAGCACAGCGATAATGCTCAGGCGAAGTGA